The Dissulfurirhabdus thermomarina genome includes a region encoding these proteins:
- a CDS encoding uracil-DNA glycosylase encodes MARGGGPDRDGAASPAGRCIRCIHYYVTWEPRHPHGCRGFGFKSREAPEWVVRESSGAPCRLFEPRGGREGR; translated from the coding sequence GTGGCGCGCGGCGGGGGGCCCGACCGGGACGGGGCCGCCTCCCCCGCCGGCCGGTGCATCCGGTGCATCCATTACTACGTGACGTGGGAGCCCCGGCACCCCCACGGGTGCCGGGGGTTCGGGTTCAAGAGCCGCGAGGCCCCGGAGTGGGTGGTCCGGGAGAGTTCCGGCGCGCCGTGCCGGCTCTTCGAGCCCCGGGGCGGCCGGGAGGGGAGATGA
- a CDS encoding hybrid sensor histidine kinase/response regulator, protein MRQLHPARDNDRACCLFAVGVLTGMAAARPAAAGALGVGSVVVGYDHRIRMADRAAARSAGEGAALVGRRCHEVFHGRPDPCDPSEVRCPLRELSAAAGGAAHRCLHIHRGPGGDCLVEVVAVALEGDGGEEAGVLLTFTPAGAVPANRAMVDRATEGLMAFDAAGRLVSVNRRWCELFGVAPEAAMGRRFSDFVAQGDRPRCEAGFAQVAAGETHECAEIMGLRPDGTTFSARVNLGPAEGAGGVAGAGSVREISDELAMQASLRAAARFRRALLDGLGEGVVVIDRGYRILEANAGYCRALGLAPGSAAGRSCYEVSHGSEVPCWQLGPDHDCPVREAFENGRPASAVHRHRDAAGRTRYMEVRAIPLRDEAGLVSQVIETHTDVTEKMELENRLAAAQRMEALGTLAGGVAHDLNNVLMPIMGNVQIALMKLPADEPLRKNLEDVLRAAERAADLIRRILAFCRRQVIEKRRVDLNEVVRGLETLLRRLIREDVVLETVLADDLRAVSADPGQIEQVLVNLAVNARDAMPEGGTLLIETQNADRVDSVCSTCGERIRGPHVLLMVSDSGTGMDAETLSHIFEPFFTTKGPGQGTGLGLATVVGIMHQHGGHINAYSEPGHGSTFKVYLPAAEPAEAPAPGEEGHFEAAPGGRETVLLVEDDPDVRRVVARMLEGLGYTVLTAASGREAVQVFRSGQGRIDILLTDVVMPDMGGKELADEITRLQPGLPVVFTSGYSLNAVHHQFVLEAGVHYLQKPFTTHDLAVKVRQALGGAKGGG, encoded by the coding sequence ATGCGCCAGCTCCATCCAGCGCGAGACAACGACCGGGCCTGCTGCCTCTTCGCCGTGGGGGTCCTGACCGGGATGGCCGCAGCCCGCCCGGCGGCCGCCGGGGCGCTCGGTGTCGGCTCGGTGGTGGTGGGCTACGACCACCGCATCCGCATGGCCGACCGGGCGGCGGCCCGGTCGGCCGGCGAAGGCGCCGCCCTGGTAGGCAGGCGCTGCCACGAGGTCTTCCACGGGCGGCCGGATCCCTGCGACCCCTCCGAGGTCCGCTGCCCCCTCCGGGAACTGTCGGCGGCGGCGGGCGGCGCTGCCCACAGGTGCCTCCACATCCACCGGGGTCCCGGCGGGGATTGCCTGGTGGAGGTCGTCGCCGTGGCCCTGGAGGGGGACGGCGGGGAGGAGGCCGGGGTGCTCCTGACCTTCACCCCGGCGGGGGCCGTGCCGGCGAACCGGGCCATGGTGGACCGGGCCACGGAGGGGCTCATGGCCTTCGACGCGGCGGGGCGCCTCGTCTCGGTGAACCGCCGGTGGTGCGAGCTCTTCGGCGTGGCCCCGGAAGCCGCCATGGGCAGACGCTTTTCGGACTTCGTCGCCCAGGGCGACCGGCCGCGGTGCGAGGCGGGTTTCGCCCAGGTGGCCGCCGGGGAGACCCACGAGTGCGCCGAGATCATGGGGCTGCGCCCCGACGGGACCACCTTTTCCGCCCGGGTGAACCTGGGCCCGGCCGAGGGCGCCGGGGGCGTCGCCGGGGCCGGGTCGGTCCGGGAGATCTCCGACGAGCTCGCTATGCAGGCCAGCCTGCGGGCGGCCGCCCGCTTCCGACGGGCCCTCCTCGACGGGCTCGGCGAGGGGGTGGTAGTGATCGATCGGGGCTACCGGATCCTCGAGGCCAACGCCGGCTATTGCCGCGCCCTCGGTCTCGCCCCCGGTTCGGCGGCGGGCCGGTCTTGCTACGAGGTGAGCCACGGGAGCGAGGTGCCGTGCTGGCAACTCGGCCCGGACCACGACTGCCCGGTCCGGGAGGCCTTCGAGAACGGCCGTCCCGCCAGCGCGGTCCACCGGCACCGGGACGCGGCCGGCCGGACCCGGTACATGGAGGTCCGGGCCATCCCCCTCCGGGACGAGGCGGGCCTGGTCTCCCAGGTCATCGAGACCCACACCGACGTCACCGAGAAGATGGAGCTCGAGAATCGCCTCGCCGCGGCCCAGCGCATGGAGGCACTCGGTACCCTGGCCGGCGGCGTGGCCCACGACCTCAACAACGTCCTCATGCCCATCATGGGCAACGTCCAGATCGCCCTCATGAAGTTGCCGGCGGACGAGCCGCTCCGCAAGAACCTGGAAGACGTCCTCCGGGCCGCCGAGCGGGCCGCGGACCTCATCCGCCGCATCCTCGCCTTCTGCCGGCGCCAGGTCATCGAGAAACGCCGCGTGGACCTCAACGAGGTGGTCCGCGGCCTCGAGACCCTGCTCCGGCGGCTCATCCGGGAGGACGTGGTGCTCGAGACCGTCCTCGCCGACGACCTCCGGGCGGTCTCGGCCGACCCCGGGCAGATCGAGCAGGTGCTGGTGAACCTGGCCGTGAACGCCCGGGACGCCATGCCGGAGGGGGGCACGTTGCTCATCGAGACCCAAAACGCCGACCGGGTCGACAGCGTCTGCAGCACCTGCGGGGAGCGGATCCGGGGCCCCCACGTCCTGCTCATGGTGAGCGACAGCGGGACGGGGATGGACGCCGAGACCCTCTCCCACATCTTCGAGCCCTTCTTCACCACCAAGGGGCCGGGGCAGGGCACGGGGCTGGGGCTGGCCACGGTGGTGGGGATCATGCACCAGCACGGCGGGCACATCAACGCCTACAGCGAGCCGGGCCACGGGAGCACCTTCAAGGTGTACCTGCCGGCGGCGGAACCGGCCGAGGCCCCGGCGCCCGGGGAGGAGGGGCATTTCGAGGCCGCCCCGGGCGGCCGCGAGACCGTCCTCCTGGTGGAGGACGACCCGGACGTCCGGCGGGTGGTGGCCCGGATGCTCGAGGGCCTGGGGTACACCGTCCTCACCGCCGCCAGCGGCCGGGAGGCCGTCCAGGTCTTCCGGTCCGGGCAGGGCCGGATCGATATCCTGCTGACCGACGTGGTGATGCCCGACATGGGAGGGAAGGAACTCGCCGACGAAATCACCCGGCTCCAGCCCGGCCTGCCCGTGGTCTTCACCAGCGGCTACAGCCTGAACGCGGTGCACCACCAGTTCGTCCTGGAGGCGGGGGTCCATTACCTCCAGAAGCCCTTCACCACCCACGATCTCGCGGTGAAGGTCCGGCAGGCCCTGGGCGGGGCCAAGGGCGGGGGTTAG
- the cbiD gene encoding cobalt-precorrin-5B (C(1))-methyltransferase CbiD — protein sequence MKKELREGFTTGASAAAAAVAAALAALDRRAGAGEVEIPFPDGRRRALPVAHAERTGPASGRASVVKDAGDDPDVTHGAEIVAEVVLRPWDGDGDRVAILGGPGVGRVTKPGLAVPPGEPAINPVPRRMIRRALEEVLPGDAGAAVTVSIPGGERLAGRTLNRRLGIVGGLSILGTTGIVKPISAEAWCATIRVAMDVALAAGLDGVVLATGRTSERAARHRLGWPEEAYVGMGDYLGYAVAEAARRPFRRVVLAAQWAKMMKCAMGWEQTHVRHGALAAGAALEFLRGLAPGAGTALPRRANTAREVFHALEGRPEGPEIFAAVTAAAARRLRPRFRPDQAFGCLLVSYAGGVAAAEGC from the coding sequence GTGAAGAAGGAACTGCGCGAGGGCTTTACCACCGGGGCGTCGGCCGCCGCCGCGGCCGTGGCCGCGGCCCTGGCCGCCCTGGACCGCCGGGCCGGGGCCGGGGAGGTGGAGATCCCCTTCCCGGACGGCCGCCGCCGCGCCTTGCCGGTGGCGCACGCCGAGCGGACGGGCCCTGCCTCGGGCCGGGCCTCGGTGGTGAAGGACGCCGGCGACGACCCGGACGTGACTCACGGCGCCGAGATCGTGGCGGAGGTCGTCCTGCGCCCGTGGGACGGCGATGGCGACCGGGTCGCCATCCTCGGCGGGCCCGGGGTCGGCCGCGTGACCAAGCCGGGGCTCGCCGTCCCGCCGGGCGAGCCGGCCATCAACCCGGTCCCCCGCCGGATGATCCGCCGGGCCCTGGAAGAAGTCCTCCCGGGGGACGCCGGGGCGGCGGTCACGGTGAGCATCCCCGGGGGCGAGCGCCTGGCCGGGCGGACCCTGAACCGCCGGCTCGGGATCGTGGGCGGGTTGTCCATCCTCGGCACCACGGGTATCGTCAAGCCCATCTCCGCCGAGGCCTGGTGCGCCACCATCCGGGTGGCCATGGACGTGGCGCTGGCGGCGGGGCTCGACGGGGTGGTGCTGGCCACCGGCCGGACCTCCGAGCGGGCGGCCCGGCATCGGCTCGGGTGGCCGGAGGAGGCCTACGTGGGGATGGGCGACTACCTCGGCTACGCCGTGGCCGAGGCCGCCCGGCGGCCCTTCCGCCGGGTGGTGCTGGCCGCCCAGTGGGCCAAGATGATGAAGTGCGCCATGGGATGGGAGCAGACCCACGTCCGCCACGGGGCGCTCGCCGCCGGGGCGGCGCTGGAGTTCCTCCGGGGGCTCGCGCCCGGGGCGGGGACGGCCCTCCCCCGCCGGGCCAACACGGCGCGAGAGGTCTTCCACGCCCTGGAAGGGCGGCCGGAGGGGCCGGAGATCTTCGCCGCGGTGACGGCGGCGGCCGCCCGGCGGCTCCGGCCCCGGTTTCGGCCGGACCAGGCGTTCGGCTGCCTCCTCGTCTCGTATGCCGGGGGGGTGGCGGCGGCGGAGGGGTGCTGA
- a CDS encoding pseudouridine synthase, whose product MEPVRLQKYLADAGVASRRAAEELIRQGRVAVDGVAVTTLGTRVIPGAQSVTVDGRPVAPGPAPVYILLHKPRGVLTTLRDPFGRPTVRGLLRGVKARVFPVGRLDLDSEGLLLCTNDGALAHRLLHPRFKVDKTYLVTVRGRPSRDDLGRLAAGVEIEGGRTLPCRVRRVGGTRRASVLEVILKEGRKRQIRLMCEAVGHPVTRLVRVAMGPLALGDLPPGAWRPLEPAEVAALRAAAGLAGAETG is encoded by the coding sequence ATGGAACCGGTTCGACTCCAGAAATACCTCGCCGACGCGGGGGTCGCCTCCCGCCGGGCGGCGGAGGAGCTCATCCGCCAGGGGCGGGTGGCCGTGGACGGCGTGGCGGTCACCACGCTCGGGACCCGGGTGATCCCAGGGGCCCAGTCCGTGACGGTGGACGGGCGGCCCGTGGCCCCCGGGCCCGCCCCGGTCTACATCCTGCTCCACAAGCCGCGGGGGGTGCTGACCACCCTCCGCGACCCCTTCGGCCGCCCCACGGTGCGGGGCCTCCTCCGGGGGGTGAAGGCCCGGGTCTTCCCGGTGGGGCGCCTGGACCTCGACAGCGAGGGGCTGCTGCTGTGCACCAACGACGGCGCCCTGGCCCACCGGCTCCTCCACCCGCGCTTCAAGGTGGACAAGACCTACCTCGTCACGGTCCGGGGGCGCCCCTCCCGGGACGACCTCGGGCGGCTGGCCGCCGGCGTGGAGATCGAGGGCGGCCGGACGCTGCCGTGCCGGGTACGCCGGGTGGGCGGCACGCGCCGGGCGTCGGTCCTGGAGGTGATTCTCAAGGAGGGGCGGAAGCGGCAGATCCGCCTCATGTGCGAGGCGGTGGGCCACCCGGTGACCCGCCTCGTCCGGGTCGCCATGGGGCCCCTCGCCCTGGGCGACCTCCCGCCCGGGGCCTGGCGCCCGCTGGAGCCGGCCGAGGTGGCGGCGCTCAGGGCCGCCGCGGGCCTCGCCGGGGCGGAGACGGGCTAA